In one window of Terriglobales bacterium DNA:
- a CDS encoding response regulator: MRVRFWGTRGSIATPGPTTLRYGGNTSCIEVVTNSGYRFIFDSGTGIRPLGLDLIQKSAQKPIDATILLGHTHWDHIQGFPFFMPAFEPGNKFTVVAPKGMGRSLADVLSGQMEFTYFPVELDQLPARIEFRELGEGIFDFGGARVITQFINHPAPCLGYRIEADGVIVVYLCDHEPFSENLWREGAGPGRPESILHEGDRRHANFMRHADLVIHDAQYTPEEYPAKRNWGHSTYEYAVELAAMSDVRQLALTHHDPTHDDATIAEIERRARNLARRRNFLMHVFCAYEGLEMGITGSDSDRVRTIDLDPAAPTSMRKMKVLVVDDDPNLRLLAAATLKREGYVITEAGDGIEALKRVADEQPDVIVLDLDMPRLNGMDTLRRLRASSSSVKEVPVLILTAHGDEASTRAGFDAGATDYLAKPFTPPQLTARLRACLSRATAAAGTR, translated from the coding sequence ATGCGGGTTCGTTTTTGGGGTACTCGAGGATCCATTGCGACACCGGGTCCGACCACGTTGCGATATGGAGGTAACACCTCCTGCATCGAAGTCGTGACGAACTCCGGGTACCGCTTCATCTTTGATTCTGGAACGGGCATTCGTCCTCTCGGACTCGACCTGATTCAGAAGTCCGCCCAGAAACCCATCGACGCCACCATCCTGCTCGGCCATACCCATTGGGACCACATCCAGGGCTTTCCGTTTTTCATGCCCGCCTTCGAGCCCGGCAATAAGTTCACCGTCGTTGCACCCAAGGGGATGGGGCGATCGCTCGCCGACGTCCTCTCCGGCCAGATGGAGTTCACCTACTTCCCTGTCGAACTCGATCAACTTCCTGCGCGAATCGAATTCCGCGAACTCGGCGAAGGCATCTTTGACTTCGGCGGCGCACGCGTAATCACGCAATTCATCAATCATCCCGCGCCTTGCCTTGGTTACCGGATTGAAGCCGATGGCGTAATCGTCGTTTATCTCTGCGATCACGAGCCGTTTTCCGAGAACCTGTGGCGTGAAGGAGCGGGCCCGGGACGTCCGGAGTCGATTCTTCACGAAGGCGACCGCCGCCACGCTAATTTCATGCGACATGCCGACCTCGTCATTCACGATGCCCAGTACACGCCTGAGGAATATCCGGCGAAACGCAACTGGGGCCATAGCACCTACGAGTACGCGGTCGAACTTGCGGCCATGTCGGATGTCCGGCAGTTGGCGCTGACGCACCATGATCCGACTCACGACGACGCTACAATTGCCGAGATCGAACGTCGCGCACGGAATCTTGCCCGCCGGCGGAATTTTCTGATGCACGTGTTCTGCGCGTACGAAGGACTCGAGATGGGTATCACTGGCAGCGATTCGGACCGCGTCCGCACAATCGATCTCGATCCCGCGGCACCAACCAGCATGCGGAAGATGAAGGTGCTGGTTGTTGACGACGATCCGAACCTCCGACTCTTGGCCGCCGCCACATTGAAGCGCGAAGGCTACGTGATTACTGAAGCTGGAGATGGTATCGAGGCGCTGAAGCGCGTTGCCGACGAACAGCCGGATGTGATCGTCCTCGATCTCGATATGCCACGGCTGAACGGGATGGACACTCTGCGCCGGCTGCGGGCTTCTTCCAGCAGCGTGAAAGAGGTTCCAGTCTTGATTTTGACGGCACATGGCGACGAAGCCAGCACGCGCGCCGGGTTCGATGCCGGTGCGACCGACTACTTGGCTAAGCCTTTCACGCCCCCGCAACTGACAGCACGGTTGCGTGCTTGCCTTAGCCGGGCGACGGCAGCAGCCGGAACAAGATGA
- a CDS encoding DUF1579 family protein, with protein MMMKTVTLLCTLLLTMSIFAQQPPSTAPAQIDAMKQCSFLVGEWKGEGWMAMGPGDRRTFSQMETVESKLDGLVLQIEGLGKDASGKIVHHALATVAYDPESKSYRFRSYENHGRYLDTNAECNGSTLLWFMQAGPRKIRYTIRLNEKQQWSEIGEASPDGTSWMKFFEMTLSRVK; from the coding sequence ATGATGATGAAAACAGTAACTCTCCTCTGTACGCTCCTTTTGACCATGTCCATCTTTGCGCAGCAGCCTCCATCGACTGCGCCTGCCCAAATCGACGCAATGAAGCAGTGTTCTTTTCTCGTAGGCGAATGGAAAGGCGAAGGTTGGATGGCCATGGGACCCGGCGACCGACGAACCTTTTCGCAGATGGAAACTGTGGAGTCCAAGCTCGACGGTCTTGTGCTTCAGATCGAAGGACTTGGAAAAGACGCGAGCGGCAAGATCGTGCATCACGCGCTGGCGACGGTTGCGTATGATCCGGAATCCAAGTCGTACCGCTTTCGCAGCTACGAAAATCACGGGCGCTACCTGGATACGAATGCGGAATGCAACGGCTCGACGTTGTTATGGTTCATGCAGGCCGGCCCACGCAAGATCCGTTACACCATCAGGCTGAACGAAAAGCAGCAGTGGAGTGAAATCGGAGAAGCCTCGCCCGATGGAACCTCGTGGATGAAGTTCTTTGAGATGACGCTTTCCCGCGTGAAATAA
- a CDS encoding homocysteine S-methyltransferase family protein, whose translation MHPLLDRVRNGEILISDGAMGTFLIAKGLAAGECPESWCVSHPDAVRDVHRAYINAGADIVETNSFGGSRLKLQSYGLADRAAELNRAAARLAKAVAAGKGYVFGSVGPTGQMLKEDHGTASSEDVYAAYKEQVIALAEGGADAICGETFFSLHEATQAIRAAKENTQLPVICTFTFNLGKRGFRTMMGATPEQAAQTALDAGADIVGTNCGNGITNMIEIVKLMRAALPNTPLLVHANAGLPVIEDGKTVYKETPEFMASKVRELLAAGASIVGGCCGTTPEHIAAMKKAALDRQAAVSL comes from the coding sequence GTGCATCCACTGCTTGATCGAGTTCGCAACGGCGAGATTTTGATTTCCGATGGCGCGATGGGCACATTCCTCATCGCCAAAGGGTTGGCCGCGGGAGAATGTCCGGAGTCCTGGTGTGTGTCGCACCCGGACGCAGTCCGCGATGTGCATCGCGCCTACATCAACGCCGGCGCCGACATCGTTGAGACCAACTCGTTCGGTGGAAGCCGGTTGAAGTTGCAGTCGTACGGCTTGGCCGACAGAGCCGCAGAGTTGAATCGCGCTGCCGCAAGGCTCGCGAAAGCGGTCGCCGCGGGAAAGGGATATGTCTTCGGATCCGTGGGTCCAACCGGCCAGATGCTCAAGGAAGATCACGGGACGGCATCCTCAGAAGACGTGTACGCCGCTTACAAGGAGCAGGTGATCGCATTGGCCGAAGGTGGTGCTGACGCAATCTGCGGCGAGACGTTCTTCTCTCTGCACGAGGCCACGCAGGCTATACGGGCGGCAAAAGAGAATACCCAACTACCCGTTATCTGCACATTCACTTTCAATCTGGGAAAGCGCGGGTTCCGGACGATGATGGGCGCCACTCCAGAGCAGGCTGCCCAAACGGCTCTCGATGCGGGAGCAGATATCGTCGGCACGAATTGCGGTAACGGCATCACCAATATGATCGAGATCGTGAAACTGATGCGCGCTGCTCTCCCGAACACGCCGCTGCTGGTGCACGCGAATGCCGGACTCCCGGTGATCGAAGATGGAAAAACGGTCTACAAGGAGACGCCGGAGTTCATGGCGTCAAAAGTTCGAGAACTGCTCGCGGCTGGTGCGAGTATTGTCGGCGGATGTTGTGGCACCACTCCGGAGCACATCGCGGCAATGAAAAAGGCAGCCCTCGATCGACAGGCTGCCGTTTCTCTTTAG
- a CDS encoding S8 family serine peptidase, translating to MKGLKVILAAVLALVAITAFAADRQDVLIRASKPYDKLVTTIQNLGGKVTYQYKYVDGIAATVPNAAIPTLEKLLGAENIGKDEMMYMPDANSGTASLARFEEAESIAETSEAPADYTVGADISHVSSLWPAGYTGDGIIVAIIDSGYRPMYNHVAPSRVLTGYSLVPGEPNAKDNNNYPHGTQVAGMVAANIAFCFSNTVRFAVAAVAMGAATPGTGTNGCATTAIRVPMVGSAPLATIYPVKVFPYSGAGSPSSRTLAAMEHVLNQRKAYDADHTTGVNIKVLNMSLGGGTSYAGRTLNDRMVEQLLNNDIVTVISAGNEGFSAITGGSPGTSMGALTVGAAQTPPHEWIYRAQFSAPCSTAPQAQVVACAQMWRPDTSIQMSYFSGRGPTHDGRAKPDVTASGSYDFTQGSGTATTVSFVSGTSFSAPETSGIAAVLRQAFPNATGRQIRNAIIMGANPAMIPAAGKYDKGAGYVDASAAYTLLQAGNAPDTLKTDYMYNRNLQANLSQAGLPVYSAYTTKTFTNVLPAQVAEVIYQVPRNAGALYVRYHDILPGAEQNPFFGDDLFLAVQGSMVHTKDRRLPGEYEFINSDTTYSFTRPEEGIWRITTTGDWTNKSPISFSVDVWTTEESSPLFTAKARIAQGQQHVYNLTVPAGVSSLDTTATWLNMNASYPINDIDVILVAPDGTVNYDCGTNKAPEACSIANPLAGQWTLVVDGYSVIPDGTPGGLETYTVRVAADGVVLH from the coding sequence ATGAAAGGTCTCAAAGTAATCCTGGCGGCAGTTCTGGCGCTGGTCGCCATTACTGCTTTCGCTGCGGACCGTCAGGACGTGCTTATCCGCGCGTCAAAGCCCTACGACAAACTCGTCACTACCATCCAGAACCTCGGTGGTAAGGTCACTTACCAATACAAGTACGTTGACGGAATTGCAGCGACAGTTCCCAACGCCGCGATTCCTACACTCGAAAAACTGCTCGGCGCTGAGAACATCGGCAAGGACGAAATGATGTATATGCCCGATGCCAACAGCGGTACGGCATCGCTAGCGCGTTTTGAAGAGGCCGAGTCGATCGCCGAAACATCAGAGGCCCCGGCCGATTACACTGTGGGCGCCGACATCAGCCATGTTTCATCCTTGTGGCCCGCCGGGTACACCGGAGACGGCATCATCGTCGCAATTATCGATAGCGGCTATCGTCCAATGTATAACCATGTGGCCCCCAGTCGCGTTCTCACCGGCTACAGCCTTGTCCCTGGTGAACCGAATGCCAAGGACAACAACAATTATCCGCACGGAACGCAAGTCGCCGGCATGGTCGCCGCGAATATCGCATTCTGCTTCAGCAACACGGTTCGCTTTGCCGTAGCCGCAGTTGCGATGGGCGCAGCAACGCCCGGCACCGGCACCAACGGATGTGCTACCACTGCCATCCGCGTACCGATGGTCGGCAGCGCACCACTGGCAACGATCTATCCTGTCAAAGTGTTCCCGTACAGTGGCGCGGGCTCTCCCTCGTCCCGGACGCTGGCTGCGATGGAGCACGTCCTCAACCAGCGTAAAGCCTATGACGCCGATCACACTACCGGCGTGAATATTAAGGTCCTGAACATGAGTCTCGGTGGCGGAACCAGCTACGCGGGCCGCACGCTGAATGACCGCATGGTCGAGCAACTTTTGAACAATGACATCGTGACCGTCATTTCTGCCGGCAACGAAGGTTTCTCCGCCATCACCGGTGGATCTCCGGGAACTTCCATGGGCGCTCTGACGGTTGGCGCTGCGCAGACACCTCCGCATGAGTGGATTTATCGTGCGCAGTTCAGCGCTCCTTGCAGCACCGCTCCTCAAGCCCAGGTGGTTGCTTGTGCCCAGATGTGGCGTCCGGATACAAGCATCCAGATGTCATACTTCAGCGGCCGTGGTCCAACTCACGATGGTCGCGCCAAGCCCGACGTGACTGCCTCCGGGTCGTATGATTTCACCCAAGGCAGCGGCACGGCAACGACGGTCAGTTTCGTTTCCGGCACTTCGTTCTCTGCTCCGGAAACCTCGGGCATCGCCGCGGTTCTTCGTCAGGCATTCCCGAATGCAACCGGTCGCCAGATTCGCAACGCCATCATCATGGGCGCTAATCCGGCCATGATCCCGGCTGCCGGGAAGTACGACAAGGGTGCTGGATACGTCGATGCATCCGCTGCTTATACGCTGCTGCAAGCGGGCAACGCCCCCGACACTCTGAAAACCGATTACATGTACAACCGCAACCTGCAGGCGAACCTCTCGCAGGCCGGTTTGCCGGTGTACTCGGCTTACACTACCAAGACGTTCACGAATGTACTGCCGGCACAGGTAGCGGAAGTCATCTACCAGGTTCCGAGGAATGCCGGTGCGCTCTACGTGCGCTACCACGACATTCTCCCCGGCGCCGAACAGAATCCCTTTTTTGGCGATGATCTCTTCCTGGCCGTCCAAGGCAGCATGGTCCACACGAAGGATCGTCGGTTGCCCGGCGAGTATGAGTTCATCAACTCCGATACGACCTACTCGTTTACGCGTCCGGAAGAAGGTATCTGGCGTATTACGACAACGGGTGATTGGACCAACAAGAGCCCCATTTCCTTCAGCGTAGACGTGTGGACGACCGAGGAGTCTTCGCCGCTGTTCACCGCCAAGGCGAGGATCGCTCAGGGCCAACAGCACGTCTACAACCTCACCGTTCCGGCCGGCGTTTCGAGCCTGGACACCACGGCCACCTGGCTAAATATGAATGCCAGCTATCCCATCAACGACATTGACGTGATTCTGGTTGCACCGGATGGCACCGTGAACTACGACTGCGGAACCAATAAGGCTCCGGAGGCGTGTTCGATCGCCAACCCGCTTGCAGGTCAGTGGACCTTGGTCGTCGATGGATACAGCGTGATTCCGGACGGCACCCCCGGCGGACTCGAAACCTATACGGTTCGTGTTGCAGCCGATGGTGTGGTTCTTCACTAA
- a CDS encoding bifunctional 5,10-methylenetetrahydrofolate dehydrogenase/5,10-methenyltetrahydrofolate cyclohydrolase yields the protein MSAIILDGNRISAEIRAEVAEEVKALAAKGLRPGLAAVLAGHDPASEIYVRNKVRACDEVGLYSEKITPDEKNSTEDLLAIVGELNARDDIDGILVQLPLPKQVDAKRVLLAVDPAKDVDGFHPMNVGYLSTVRPGLVPCTPAGCMEILKRSGIKIEGQEAVVVGRSDIVGKPVAMLLTNANATVTICHSKTRDLKEVCRRADIVVAAIGKAGMITPEMVRPGATVIDVGINRVTDRASFDKFFAGNQKREKQFAEKGSTLVGDVHPKVAEVAGAITPVPGGVGPLTIAMLMANTVKAAKMRRGAKFGILQ from the coding sequence ATGTCGGCAATCATTCTTGATGGCAATCGGATAAGTGCGGAGATTCGAGCGGAAGTAGCGGAAGAGGTGAAAGCACTCGCCGCGAAAGGCTTACGGCCTGGGTTGGCTGCGGTGCTGGCGGGACATGATCCGGCGTCGGAGATTTACGTTCGCAATAAGGTGAGGGCGTGCGACGAAGTAGGGCTGTACAGCGAGAAAATCACGCCCGACGAAAAGAATTCGACCGAAGATCTGTTGGCCATAGTTGGTGAGTTGAACGCGCGCGACGACATCGACGGGATCCTCGTCCAACTGCCATTGCCGAAGCAGGTGGACGCGAAGAGAGTTTTACTCGCGGTCGACCCAGCGAAGGACGTCGACGGATTCCATCCGATGAACGTGGGCTACCTCTCAACGGTACGTCCGGGGTTGGTTCCGTGTACGCCTGCCGGATGCATGGAAATTCTCAAGCGCAGCGGAATCAAGATTGAAGGGCAGGAAGCGGTTGTCGTTGGGCGCAGCGACATCGTGGGTAAACCTGTTGCCATGCTGCTGACCAATGCGAATGCCACGGTGACCATCTGCCACTCGAAGACGCGTGATCTGAAGGAGGTCTGCCGCCGCGCTGACATTGTTGTGGCTGCCATCGGAAAGGCCGGCATGATCACCCCCGAGATGGTTCGTCCGGGGGCAACGGTGATCGATGTCGGCATTAACCGTGTAACTGACCGCGCGAGTTTCGATAAGTTCTTTGCCGGCAATCAGAAGCGCGAGAAGCAGTTTGCGGAAAAAGGCTCAACGCTGGTTGGCGATGTTCATCCGAAGGTGGCGGAAGTCGCCGGAGCCATTACCCCGGTGCCAGGTGGAGTTGGTCCTCTTACGATCGCCATGCTGATGGCGAACACCGTGAAAGCGGCGAAGATGCGCCGCGGCGCGAAATTCGGTATTTTGCAATAA
- the buk gene encoding butyrate kinase, protein MPHAEYRILAINPGSTSTKFAVYLNEKPELVKVLRHSDEELAKFKGRPILEQKEFRTELIEAELRAAGFRKADFHAVVGRGGLLPPLTSGTYLVDDTMLEELRLAKRGEHASNLGAVVALSIATHAGVEAYVVDPVSVDEWQAAARISGSALIERSCLLHALNTKAVAKRYAREKARLYESLRMIVVHMGSGISVSAHENGRIIDNNTGEDGPFAADRSGSLPVQQLIKLCFSGKYTQKEMDKQVFGEGGFSSYLGTKDLMEVEKRIDAGDKKAAGVFEAMIYQVAKQIGAMASVLHGKVDAILLTGGMVHSPRVVTHLKSYIEWISPVELYPGEDELQALAEGVLRVLRHEEQPKRLQSMAAGVHV, encoded by the coding sequence TTGCCGCACGCTGAGTACAGAATTCTTGCCATCAATCCCGGTTCTACTTCGACTAAGTTCGCGGTTTACCTTAACGAAAAGCCGGAACTGGTGAAGGTGCTGAGGCACTCGGATGAGGAACTGGCGAAGTTCAAGGGACGGCCGATACTGGAACAGAAGGAATTCCGCACCGAATTGATCGAGGCTGAGTTGAGGGCGGCCGGTTTCCGGAAGGCTGACTTTCATGCGGTCGTCGGACGGGGAGGCCTGCTGCCTCCGCTGACGAGCGGAACATATCTTGTCGACGACACGATGCTCGAAGAGTTGCGGCTGGCAAAACGCGGAGAGCACGCTTCGAATCTGGGCGCGGTGGTCGCTTTGTCGATCGCTACGCACGCCGGTGTTGAGGCATACGTTGTCGATCCGGTCAGTGTCGATGAATGGCAGGCCGCAGCGCGGATATCGGGATCGGCTCTCATTGAGCGCTCGTGTCTCTTGCACGCGCTGAACACGAAAGCTGTGGCGAAGCGGTACGCGCGGGAGAAGGCGAGGTTGTACGAATCGTTAAGGATGATCGTGGTGCACATGGGCAGCGGGATCTCGGTATCCGCGCATGAGAACGGCCGCATCATCGACAACAATACCGGCGAGGACGGACCGTTCGCCGCGGACCGGTCGGGGTCGCTGCCGGTGCAGCAACTCATCAAACTATGCTTCAGTGGCAAGTACACGCAGAAGGAAATGGACAAGCAGGTTTTCGGTGAGGGTGGCTTTTCCTCGTATCTCGGCACGAAAGACCTGATGGAAGTGGAGAAGCGAATCGATGCGGGCGATAAGAAAGCCGCAGGTGTCTTCGAAGCCATGATCTACCAGGTGGCAAAGCAGATTGGCGCCATGGCATCGGTTTTGCACGGCAAGGTAGACGCCATTCTGCTCACCGGCGGCATGGTCCATTCGCCACGGGTCGTAACTCATCTGAAGAGTTACATCGAATGGATTTCGCCCGTCGAGCTATACCCCGGCGAAGATGAGTTACAGGCGCTGGCGGAGGGTGTACTCCGGGTACTTCGACACGAAGAGCAACCCAAGCGGCTACAGTCGATGGCAGCAGGCGTCCACGTCTAA
- a CDS encoding phosphate acyltransferase: MTTAVASDVKVISNFVELRQRAQAAGPKSVAVVVADDDVALTAADGALYLGIAKPVLIGDDKKIRAKTEVLKLKSLLTDASFVHADEANSAAETAVRMAREGRVDILLKGHLRTDELLKAVLNKEWGLRTGRVLSDVLLYEDNLTGSRRLVGITDGGLNVAPDLEHKKQIVQNAIEVMWSLGLRRPKMAIMSATEAVSESVPSTVDAKALQDMAKKGEFGDVDMLGPVALDCALLREAAEAKGITHSVAGYADCMVVPNIESGNLLGKAVKYLGGSQCAHVVVGAKVPILIPSRVESADDKVNAIALGVIFAAR, translated from the coding sequence ATGACTACGGCCGTTGCATCCGACGTAAAGGTGATCAGCAACTTCGTGGAGTTGAGGCAACGTGCACAGGCGGCCGGTCCGAAGAGCGTAGCGGTGGTTGTCGCCGACGACGATGTTGCGCTGACCGCCGCCGATGGCGCGCTCTATCTGGGTATCGCCAAGCCGGTGCTGATCGGCGATGACAAGAAGATTCGTGCAAAGACTGAAGTTCTGAAGCTTAAAAGCCTGCTCACCGATGCCAGTTTTGTTCATGCAGACGAAGCCAACTCGGCCGCGGAAACTGCGGTACGCATGGCGCGAGAGGGCAGGGTCGATATCCTTCTGAAAGGACATTTGCGCACGGATGAACTGCTCAAGGCTGTCCTCAACAAAGAGTGGGGTCTCCGCACCGGTCGTGTGCTAAGTGACGTGCTGCTCTACGAGGACAACCTCACGGGATCGCGCAGGCTGGTGGGCATTACCGATGGCGGGCTAAACGTCGCCCCCGATCTCGAGCATAAGAAGCAGATCGTACAGAACGCTATCGAGGTGATGTGGAGCCTGGGCCTGCGTCGTCCGAAGATGGCAATCATGAGCGCGACGGAAGCGGTTTCGGAGTCGGTTCCTTCCACGGTTGACGCCAAGGCTCTTCAGGACATGGCGAAGAAGGGCGAGTTCGGCGACGTGGACATGCTTGGTCCGGTGGCTCTCGATTGTGCGTTGCTGCGAGAAGCCGCGGAGGCGAAGGGAATCACCCATTCCGTCGCGGGGTATGCGGACTGCATGGTGGTGCCGAATATCGAGTCGGGAAACCTGCTGGGCAAGGCCGTGAAATACCTCGGCGGATCGCAATGCGCGCACGTCGTGGTCGGGGCGAAGGTTCCGATCCTGATTCCGTCGCGTGTGGAGAGCGCAGATGACAAGGTCAACGCCATCGCGCTGGGGGTGATCTTTGCCGCACGCTGA
- a CDS encoding indolepyruvate oxidoreductase subunit beta, whose translation MNSNRVTNIVVAGLGGQGVLKASDIIADVAFAAGLDVKKSEVHGMSQRGGSVASDVRFGEKVFSPMVPEGEADFLIVISEDQVPVNQHMLKKSGLVIDPTKIDVNQLRNKKSVNVALIGMLSRHLQFPEDAWVVALKKNLPEPLIEANLQAFNLGRG comes from the coding sequence ATGAACAGCAACCGTGTAACTAACATAGTGGTCGCCGGACTGGGCGGGCAGGGCGTACTGAAGGCGTCCGACATTATTGCTGACGTGGCATTCGCGGCCGGACTGGACGTGAAGAAGAGCGAAGTACACGGCATGAGCCAGCGCGGCGGATCGGTGGCGAGCGACGTCAGGTTCGGTGAAAAGGTCTTCAGTCCGATGGTGCCGGAAGGCGAGGCGGATTTCCTGATCGTCATCTCCGAGGACCAGGTTCCGGTGAACCAGCACATGCTAAAGAAGTCGGGGCTGGTGATCGATCCCACGAAAATCGACGTGAACCAGCTTCGGAACAAGAAGAGCGTGAACGTGGCGCTCATCGGTATGCTCAGCCGTCACCTGCAGTTTCCGGAAGACGCATGGGTCGTTGCGCTGAAGAAGAACCTGCCCGAACCGCTGATCGAAGCCAACTTGCAGGCGTTCAACTTGGGAAGGGGATAA
- a CDS encoding thiamine pyrophosphate-dependent enzyme → MTTGTEQITQLLSGDEAVALAAFDAGLALGTGYPGTPSTEILEYLDHLGGKAQWAPNEKVALEVAIGVAFAGGRAIATMKHVGLNVAADPLFTVAYMDVKGALVIVSADDPGMASSQNEQDNRRYAVAAGVPMFEPSDSQEAYDFTLKAIEVSERWSVPVLLRLTTRVCHSKTLVKRADPGTIKPAPKPHYEHDLKTHVMIPAHARPAHQRLRAKLAQMAEWNEQDGPNQLVPGYTSLGIITSGISYQHVREAAPDASVLKLGMTYPLPLELVRKFAASVERCVVVEEGDPYLVEGARMAGINVENKPEMYRFGELNVNRVRRIISGDTSPEPKPLPGKPPALCPGCPHRNAYTGLKDLDTIVAGDIGCYSLGVLPPFEAMHISVCMGASLGVALGMRHVLPPEQAKRVVSVIGDSTFIHSGITGVVEMVYNPPPTGHVLVILDNGITAMTGMQEHPATGRTLDHARTGKVVLEDLCRALGVKNVHVIDGTMDPMGLEKLIKEAIEKPELTIIVNRRACLLAAKAIKEYERINEQQPCN, encoded by the coding sequence ATGACGACCGGAACAGAGCAAATCACTCAGTTATTAAGCGGAGACGAAGCCGTAGCGCTCGCCGCATTCGATGCCGGACTGGCGCTTGGAACCGGGTATCCGGGAACGCCTTCGACGGAAATCCTTGAGTATCTCGATCACCTGGGCGGCAAGGCACAGTGGGCGCCGAACGAAAAGGTGGCGCTGGAAGTGGCGATTGGCGTGGCGTTCGCCGGCGGACGGGCGATTGCGACCATGAAACATGTGGGCCTGAATGTTGCTGCCGATCCGCTCTTTACCGTGGCCTACATGGATGTTAAAGGCGCACTGGTGATCGTATCGGCCGACGATCCCGGGATGGCGTCGAGCCAGAACGAGCAGGACAACCGCCGGTATGCCGTCGCTGCCGGCGTCCCGATGTTTGAGCCTTCGGACTCGCAGGAGGCCTACGACTTCACACTGAAAGCCATTGAAGTCTCCGAGCGCTGGAGCGTGCCCGTCCTGCTGCGATTGACGACACGGGTTTGCCATTCCAAGACGCTGGTGAAGCGGGCCGATCCGGGGACGATCAAGCCGGCGCCGAAGCCTCACTACGAGCACGACCTGAAGACGCACGTGATGATTCCGGCGCACGCGCGTCCGGCACACCAGCGATTGCGGGCGAAACTGGCGCAAATGGCGGAGTGGAACGAGCAGGATGGTCCGAACCAGTTGGTACCGGGATATACCTCGTTGGGGATCATTACCTCGGGGATTTCGTATCAGCATGTGCGCGAGGCTGCACCGGATGCGAGTGTGTTGAAGTTGGGCATGACGTATCCGCTGCCGCTTGAGTTAGTGCGGAAGTTTGCGGCGAGCGTTGAGCGGTGCGTGGTGGTGGAGGAGGGGGATCCGTACCTGGTTGAAGGTGCGCGGATGGCGGGGATCAACGTTGAGAATAAACCGGAGATGTATCGCTTCGGGGAGCTGAATGTAAATCGCGTCCGGCGCATTATCAGCGGCGACACTTCGCCGGAACCCAAGCCGTTGCCGGGTAAGCCGCCGGCGTTGTGTCCGGGATGCCCTCACCGGAATGCGTATACCGGCCTGAAAGACCTGGACACCATTGTTGCCGGAGACATCGGTTGCTATTCGCTCGGTGTGCTGCCGCCGTTCGAGGCGATGCACATTTCGGTTTGCATGGGAGCGTCGCTGGGCGTGGCCCTGGGCATGCGCCATGTGCTTCCGCCGGAACAGGCAAAGCGAGTAGTGAGCGTGATCGGTGATAGCACCTTTATTCATAGCGGTATCACCGGGGTGGTGGAGATGGTGTATAACCCGCCGCCGACGGGGCACGTGCTGGTGATCCTCGATAACGGGATTACGGCGATGACCGGCATGCAGGAGCATCCGGCGACCGGGCGCACGCTGGATCACGCTCGTACCGGTAAGGTGGTGTTGGAAGATTTGTGTCGCGCGCTCGGTGTGAAGAACGTGCATGTGATCGACGGGACCATGGATCCGATGGGCCTGGAAAAGCTGATTAAGGAAGCGATCGAGAAACCCGAGTTGACGATAATTGTGAACCGTCGCGCATGCCTGCTGGCCGCTAAGGCAATCAAGGAATACGAGAGGATCAATGAACAGCAACCGTGTAACTAA
- a CDS encoding Arc family DNA-binding protein, with product MAQHHENDILKAIVVGISLRQDEDDPQMAAFRLPKQIREQLREAASAHHVSKTDVVVQSLKAILPQLLRPADQQPVAKAPAPSIGIGISDLELLEEIRSEQRSW from the coding sequence ATGGCACAACATCACGAAAACGACATCCTTAAAGCGATAGTCGTAGGGATTAGCCTGCGTCAGGACGAGGACGACCCTCAGATGGCGGCGTTCCGCCTACCGAAGCAGATTCGCGAGCAACTCCGAGAAGCCGCGTCAGCCCATCACGTGTCGAAGACCGATGTCGTCGTGCAATCGCTTAAGGCCATCCTCCCCCAGCTGCTGCGGCCGGCGGATCAGCAGCCGGTTGCTAAGGCCCCGGCGCCTTCGATTGGCATCGGCATAAGCGATTTGGAGCTTCTTGAGGAAATTAGGTCGGAGCAAAGGTCGTGGTGA